TTCCTCGTCAGTAATCCAATCACACCACGCGGTAAAAACAGCGTGACGAGAATAAACATCAGCCCCAAAAAGAACAGCCAGTATTCGGGAAAAGCGACGGTAAACCAGCTTTTCGCCCCGTTGACGATGCCCGCGCCGAGCAGCGGCCCAATCAGCGTGCCGCGCCCACCCAACGCCACCCAAATGGCGGCTTCAATGGAGTTGGTCGGCGACATTTCGCCAGGATTGATAATACCGACCTGCGGCACATAGAGTGCGCCCGCCAGCCCACACAGCACGGCGGAAAGTGTCCAGACGAACAGCTTGAAGCCTTTCGGATCGTAGCCGCAGAACATCAGACGATTTTCCGCATCACGCACCGCTGTGAGTACACGGCCAAATTTACTGCGCGCCAGCGCAAATCCCACCAGCAGGCTGGCAATCAACAGCAGCACGGTAGCGACAAACAGCCCAATGCGCGTACCGGTGGCCGTAATAGGGAAACCGAGCAGCGTCGTAAAACCGGTAAATCCGTTATTGCCGCCAAAGCCGGTTTCGTTACGGAAGAACAGCAGCATCCCAGCGTAGGTCAGCGCCTGCGTCATGATTGAGAAATACACGCCTTTGATTTTAGAACGGAACGCGAACCAGCCGAACACAAACGCCAGCACGCCAGGCACCAGCACAATCAGGCACAGCGCCCAGACGAAATACTGGGTTCCCGCCCAGAACCACGGTAGTTCCGTCCACGACAGAAATGACATAAACGCAGGCATGCCCTCGCCAGCCGCCTGCCGCATCAGGTACATGCCCATCGCGTAGCCACCCAGCGCGAAAAACAGGCCGTGACCGAGCGACAGCAGACCGGCGTATCCCCACACCAGATCCAGCGCGATGGCGACAATCGCATAGCATAGAATTTTGCCGATCAGCGTCAGCGTATAGGTCGAAATCGCCAGCGGATTCTCTGTGGGCAATAGTGCGAGAAACGGCAGGATCAGCAAAGCCAGAAAAGTGATCGAGCCAAGGCCAAGCATGAGTCGCGGCGCGCGCTGCGTCAGAGTTATCGTCATGGGTTGCGTAATAGGTTGCGTCATCAGTCAATCACCCGTCCTTTGAATGCAAACAGCCCCTGTGGCCGTTTCTGAATAAACAGCACGATCAATATCAGAATGACGATTTTTCCCAGCACGGCACCCATCTGCGGTTCGAGCACTTTGTTGAGAATGCCGAGGCTGAACGCAGCAACCACCGTCCCTGCCAGTTGTCCAACCCCACCCAACACGACGACGAGGAAGGAATCGATGATGTAACCTTGCCCTAATTCCGGCCCGACGTTGCCCAGTTGCGACAGCGCTACGCCACCCAGCCCGGCGATGCCGGAACCCAGCCCAAAGGCCAGCATATCGACACGCCCGGTCGGCACGCCGCAGCAGTCCGCCATCGCCCGGTTTTGTGTCACCGCACGCACATTCATGCCAAGACGAGTTTTATTGAGGATTAACCAGGTAAGCAGCAGTACACCGAGGACGAACACAATCACCGCGATGCGGTTATACGGCAGCACCAGATTCGGCAACACACGCAGCCCACCAGACAGCCACGCGGGGTTTGCGACTTCCAAATTTTGCGTACCGAACAGCATCCGCACCAGTTGGATCAGCATCAGGCTGATACCCCAGGTCGCCAGCAGCGTTTCCAGCGGTCGGCCATAAAGATGACGAATCACCGTACGCTCCAGAACCATACCGATGCCAGCGGTGATAAAGAAGGCGACAGGCAACGCCAGCAGCGGATAATACGCCAGCCAGCTCGGCGCAAATTGCTGACACAGCGACTGTACCAGCCAGGTCGCGTACGCGCCCAGCATCAGCATTTCGCCGTGCGCCATGTTGATAACGCCCAGTAGCCCGTACGTGATCGCCAGTCCCAGCGCCGCCAGCAGCAAGATAGAGCCGAGCGATAGCCCGGTAAACGCCTGCCCCAACAGATCGCCCACGATCAAACTTTGCTTAATCTGATCCAGACTCTCCTGCGCCGCCGCCCGCACGCCGGTATCCGGTTCGTTCTGCGCCTGCGTTAGCGGCTGTAAGCGCGCCTGCATCTGCGGGTCACCGGTCTGCCCTAAGCGTTTGACCGCCTCAAGACGCACCAGCGAATTGGCATCGCTTAACTGCCGAGTCGCAATAGCGGTATTCAGCGCCTCATGTACCTGCGCATCTTTCTCTACCCCAAGACGCTGCACCAACAGCGGCAGTTGTTCCGCACTGCTGTCGCTCTGTAGCTGTCGTACGGCATTCAGGCGCGTTGCGGCATCATCGCTGACGAGTTGATGCGAAGCCAGCGCGGTGGCAACCAGCCCACGCAGACGGTTATTCATAAACAGTTTTTTGGTCGTGCCCATCGGTTCCGCGCGCCCTTCCAGCGGAGTTAACGTGCCCTGCACGTCCATAAACGGCTGCTGGTTCCGATCAAGCACGACCGACTCGTCGCTCAGCGCCTGTAACAGCGGCAAGCGTGCGGGTTCCGGCGCAGCGGCCCATTGTTGCAACAGTTCAGCCTGCTGTGTGCGGCTGGCGGCGGCGAAATCGGCCGCAGGTCCGGCCTGCGCGAACAGGGGAAACATCAGACACAGCGACAGCACAAACGTAGATAATCGATGACTCATCATCGCAATGTCCGCCATATAAGAGAGGGAATATCCCCGTCCGACATACTGGACGGGGCGTATAGGACCGATACTTACTGCGCGGCTTTAATTGGGTGATCGGGCTTCTTATCATTGCCGGCGATGTACGGGCTCCACGGCTGGGCACGAACCGGCTGATCGGTTTGCCAGACCACGTTGAACTGACCATTTTCCTCAATCTCACCAATCATCACCGGCTTGTGCAGGTGGTGGTTGGTCTTGTCCATCGTCAGCGTAAAGCCATCCGGTGCGGCAAAGGTCTGTCCCGCCATCGCGGCGCGGACTTTATCTACGTCCGTGGTGCCCGCTTTCTCTACCGCCTGCGCCCACATATGAATGCCGACATACGTGGCTTCCATCGGATCGTTAGTCACCACCGTACCCGCGTTCGGCAGGTTTTTCGCTTTGGCATAGGCTTTGTAGGCTTCCACGAAGTCGGCATTGGTTGGGTTATCGACCGACTCGAAATAGTTCCACGCGGCTAAATGGCCGACCAGCGGTTTAGTATCGATTCCACGCAGTTCTTCTTCACCGACAGAGAACGCGACAACCAGCACATCGGTAGATTTGATTCCCTGATTCGCCAGCTCTTTATAGAACGGCACGTTGGAATCGCCGTTGATGGTGGAAACTACCGCCGTCTTACCCCCCGTCGAGAACTTCTTGATGTTAGAAACGATGGTCTGATAATCGCTGTGGCCAAACGGCGTATACACTTCCTCAATATCCTTGTCCTGCACGCCTTTGGAATGCAGGAACGCGCGCAGGATCTTGTTGGTGGTACGCGGATACACATAGTCCGTACCCAGCAGGAAGAAACGCTTCGCCGCCCCGCCGTCTTCACTCATCAGGTATTCCACGGCCGGGATAGCCTGCTGATTCGGTGCCGCGCCGGTGTAGAACACGTTCGGCGACATCTCTTCGCCTTCATACTGTACCGGGTAGAACAGCAGCCCGTTCAATTCCTCAAATACTGGCAGGACCGACTTGCGCGACACCGATGTCCAACAGCCGAACACCACCGCCGCTTTATCCTGCGTCAGCAGTTGGCGCGCCTTTTCAGCGAACAGCGGCCAGTTTGACGCTGGATCGACCACCACCGGCTCCAGCTTTTTACCCAACACGCCGCCTTTAGCATTGATTTCATCAATGGTCATCAGCGCCACATCCTTCAGCGGCGTTTCCGAAATCGCCATCGTTCCAGACAGCGAATGCATAATGCCGACTTTGATGGTGTCCGCCGCCTGAACACTCCAGGTCAACCCCATACCAACCACTGTCGCAGAAAGCGCAAAAACTTTTAGCAATGAACGTCTTTTCATTTATTAGCCCTTAAGTCGTGTTGAGTGAGAATGGAATCGTGTGAGGCGTCAGGTGAAACAGATGCGGTTGAAACCGATTGAGGCCGCGCCTGCTGTAGCATGTGTAAGGTGATCTTTCTGACTTCGGCCTTACTGACGGCGATGTGGTCGGTCAGAATGCGCTGCGCCTCCTCGGTGTGCTGTTGCAGTATCGCCAGCAGAATGCGGGCATGTTCTTTATAGGTCGCGTCGATACGATCCTCGCGGGTGAAATCGAGACGGCGAATAATACGGATTTTCTCCGTCAGTTCGCCGTGAACCCGCGCCATTTCGCTGTTGCCCGCCGCTGTCACCAGCCCACGGTGAAACCCTTCGTCGTAGCGGGAGACGATCTTACCGTCGTCCAGACGCGGAGCCTCAATCCAGAAGCGTTTCAGGTCCGCCAATAGCTCGGTGCAGCGCCCCGGCGGCATCCCGCACAGCCGCCGAATGGCTTCGCGCTCCAGCACGATGCGAAAGTCATACAGTTCTTCAAAATAGGCGAAATCAAACGGACGAACCTGCCAGCCGCTGCGGAAATAGACTTCGACATAGCCTTCCCGTTCCAGCCAGAACAGTGCCTGGCGCACCGGCGTGCGGCTGACCGACATCCGTTCGGCAATTTCATTTTCACTAAAGCGGTCACCGGGCATCAGACGAAAGTCGAAAATGTCGTTTTTCAGCGTTTGATACACCCGCTCCGCCAGCGCTTCCGGGCGATCTTTACTGCTCTTTTGTGTGCCTGTTCGCATCGTGTTCTCCGTCTCGCCGTTTATTCAGGTTCGTGCCTTATTCCAGCCGTTGCCTACTCCAACCACAGCAAGGCATCGCCGGGGCTGACCGGTCGTCCCGGCTGGCAACCAATGCGTTTCACCCGACCGGACTGCGGCGCGCTAATCGTCAGTTCCATCTTCATCGCTTCGACGATAATCAACGGCTGTCCGGCTTCGATGACATCCCCCACGTTCACCAACACCTTCCAGATGTTGCCGTTCATATCTGCGCTGACCTGAAACGCGCTCTCGTCGTTCTCCACGGGCGCGGCCGAAACCACGTCCTGAGGCGTGCTGTCATCCTCCTGCTGCCACAGCGCCACTTCCGTTTCAAACGCCGTGGCCTGACGTTGGCGGAACGCGGCAATATCGTCGGCCTGCGCCGTCAGGAAGCGTGAGTGCTCGGCAAAATCAAACTCGGTTTCTTCGATGCGGATTGCCGCACGTCCTTCGCGGAAGTCATCACGCAGCGACGTCAGTTCGGCTTCGCTGACCGGATAAAACCGCACCTGATCGAAGAAACGCAGCAGCCACGGTTCACCCGCAATGAATTGATCGTTTTTGAGGAATTTGTTCCAGATAGGCAGCGTGCGCCCCACCAGTTGATAGCCGCCCGGCGAATCCATGCCATAGATGCACATGTACATCCCGCCGATACCGACGGTGCCTTCGGCGGTGAAAGTACGCGCCGGATTGTATTTGGAACTCAGCAGACGGTGGCGCGGATCGACTGGCACCGCACAGGGGGCGCCAAGATAAACGTCACCCAGCCCCAGAATCAGGTAGCTGGCATCGAAAATGATGTCGCGCACGTCATTACGGCTCGGCAAACCGTTAATGCGCTGAATGAAATCGACGTTATTCGGCAGCCAGGGTGCGCTGGCGCGTACGGTTTCACGGTAGCGTTCCACCGCGCCGAGCGTGGCACTGTCTTCAAACGCCATCGGCAAATAGACGATGCGCGACGGCACTTTCATCTGGCTCACGTCGCCAAGCTGACTTTCCAGATGCAGCAACACGTCCAGCAGCTCACGCTGGCGGAGAACCCGGCTGTCGTAGCGCACCTGTAGCGACCGCACGCCGGGCGACAGTTCTTCGATCCCCGCCGTTTCTGAGGTACGGATCGCTACCATTAGCAGGTGAATACGCAGCCGTAGTGCCAGATCCAGCACATTCTCGCCGTATTCAATCAGAATGTAGTTATCCCCCGCCTGACGATACACGGCAGTGGGTGTCGTCGCGGTGGCGGGTACCGCAGCCAACACCGTGGCGGAACCGTACTCCGTTGTCGCCAACGAGGGCACATCAAACGTGGGAGAATGCGCCGTACCCAGCGTGGACACGCAGGCAGACTGCGCCTGTTCCAGCGCCAGCGCTTCGTCCGCGCTAATGGGATGGAAACGGATACTGTCGCCCGGCTTAACCTGACCGACTTTCCACAGTTCCGCTTTGGCGATGGTGACCGGACAGACAAATCCGCCCAGACTCGGCCCGTCCCGCGTGAGGATCACCGGGAAATCGCCGGTAAAATTCACGGCGCCAATGGCGTATTCACAGTCGTGAACGTTGGAAGGATGCAGGCCAGCCTCGCCGCCGTTAGCCCGCGTCCAGGTGGGTTTCGGCCCGACCAGACGCACGCCCAGCCGGTTTGAGTTGTAGTGCACCTGCCATTCCGCTGCGAAGAATTCATCAATCGCCGCATGGGTAAAGAAATCCGGTGCGCCGTGTGGACCATAGAGCACGCCAATGCGCCACTCATCGCCGTACTGCGGAATCAGTGCGGCGTCCACGGCCTGCGGCGCGCTCACTGGCGCGGGCGTGGTGCAGGCGGGCAAGTCAGGTTGAGAAATCGCCAGCATATCCGCCACGCGCAGCGTTCGTCCGGCGTGACCGCCAAACTCCCCGAGCGCGAACGTCGAGCGGCTGCCGAGATACTGCGGCACATCAATGCCGTTACGCACCGCCAGATAGGTGCGACAGCCGGACTGCGCGCGCCCCAGCGTCAGCGTTTGCCCGGCCGTTACCGTCACCGGTTGCCAATACGGCACCGTTTCACCATCCAGCGTCGCCGGACAGTCTGCTCCCGTCAGCGCAATCACCGCCTCGCGGTGAAAACGCAGCGTCGGGCCTTGCAGCGTAAACTCCAGCCCTGCCGCGGCTTCATCGTTACCGACAATACGGTTCGCCAGCCGGAACGCGAAGTCGTCCATCGGGCCAGACGGCGGCACGCCGATATCCCAATAGCCAAGGCGTCCGGGATAGTCCTGCACGCTACTCCAGGTACCGGGTTGAATCACTTCAATCACAGACGCAGACGGCGTAAAGCCGTCGAGCATTCTCGTCCATACCGTCCCATTGCGGAATGCGTCGGTAGCGACAATCTGGCGCAGGTAATCCAGATTGGTGGCAATACCGTGCAAACGCGTGGCATTCAGCGCCTGCTGCATCTTCTCCAGCGCCAGCTCACGGGTTTCCGCGTGAACGATCAGCTTGGCGATCATCGGATCGTAATACGACGATACTTCGGTGCCGGTGCTAACCCAGCCGTCAACCCGCACGCCATCAGGAAACGCTACTTCGGTCAGCACGCCGGGGCTAGGCTGGAAGTTTTTCAGCGGATCTTCCGCGTAAATACGCACCTCAATCGCGGCGCCACGCGGTGCCTGCGTCAGTGACGTCCAGTCCAGCGCTTCATCCGCCGCGACGCGCAGCATGCATTCGACCAGATCCAGCCCGGTGACACACTCCGTTACCGGATGCTCCACCTGTAAACGGGTATTCACTTCGAGGAAAAAGAACGCATCGCGTTCGGCGTCGTAGATAAATTCCACCGTTCCCGCACTACGATAGTTAACCAGCTCGCCGAGCTTCACCGCCGAGGCCAGCAGCGCCGCGCGCGTGGCATCCGGCAAATGCGGTGCGGGGGTTTCTTCCACAACTTTCTGATTACGGCGTTGCAGTGAACAATCGCGCTCGCCCAGCGCGACCACGCGGCCTTTGCCATCGCCAAAAATCTGTACTTCGACGTGACGCGCCCGATCGATACAGCGTTCGAGAAAAACGCCTGCATCGCTGAAAAATTGCTCGCCCAACCGGCGCACGCTTTCCCACGCAGCCTGTAGCGCTTCTGCATTCGCGCAGCGCGTCAGGCCAATGCCTCCGCCCCCCGCGGTACTTTTCAGCATCACCGGATAGCCGATATCTTCGGCAGCGACCAGCGCGTCCTCCAGCGAGGCCAGCAGCGGCGTTCCCGGCGTCATCGGCACACCGGCAGCGGCGGCCAATTCACGGGCGCGGTGTTTCAGGCCAAACTCGCCAATTTGCTGCGCGGTTGGCCCGACAAACGCGATGCCGGCCTTTTCACACGCAGCGGCAAACGGCAGGCTCTCTGACAGAAAACCGTAGCCCGGCCAGACAGCCTCAGCCCCTGTCTGCTGTGCGGCAGCCAGTACCTTATCAATACACAGATAGCTGTCGCTGGCCTTCTCGCCGCCAATCGGTACGGCGATGTCTGCGTCTTTCACATGCTGCGCGTTTTTATCCGCATCGGAATAGATCGCCACGCTGGTTATTCCCAGGCGTTTCAGCGTGCGTATGGCGCGACAGGCAATTTCACCCCGGTTAGCAATCAATACCGTCTTAAACATGGGACGCCTCCTGACGGGCAAACCAGTGACGCCAGCCGCCGAATTCGGTGATATCCACGGCATCGCTCAGCGCAGCCGGTTCGCAGATAAAGCCTTTAACCTGTCGCCCGTCGATTAACGTCAGCGTACCAATGCCTAAAGGCGCGGGAATTTCTGCGACAAACTCACCAAAGCGTGCCAGCGGGATGTCCCACAGCTCGACGATAATCGCCGCGCCGTCGGTGCTTTTCGCTAAACCGGGCTTGGCCGGTTGCGTGTTCGCCAGCGCATAAAGGCGATAGTTCTCCGCTGTGCGCGTCTCTTCTACCCGCACGGCATCGCGGCTGGTCAGTTGGTGATTTAGCGGCATGCCCGTCAGGTGTGCGCCAACAACGGCGAGGCGAACGTGCAATGCCGAAGGCGGCAAGGTGGCTGGTCCCGCAGACAGCGATTTTCCCGTTGCCCCCAGCGTGAGTGCCTGCTGTGCCTGCCAGCGCAGACCAAAACTCGCCAATGCACGGTCGTGCCAGGCAGGCGCAATCAGCGTGATTCCCGCAGGCAAACCATCCGTGCGGAAAGGTGCCGGCAGAGCCAGTGCCGAGAGATCGGCCAGATTGGTAAAGTTGGTGTAGGCGCCCAACTGGGAGTTGTAGCGCACCGGTTCTTGTTTCATCGCTTCGCGCGTGTGGATGGTCGGTGAGGTCGGTACGACTAATGCATCGAACGACGCCAGCGTCTGCTGAATCTGACGCGCCAGTTCAGCACGCAGGTACTCGGCTTTAAAGGCCTCTACCGCACTGAAACGTTCACCGCTCGCCACAATGCCGTGCACTACCGGATCCATGTTTTCTGGCTGTTGCAGCATGTCGCCCACCGCGACCGTGCGTTCCGCTACCCAAGGGCCTTGATAAAGTTGATCGGCTAGCTGCGTGAAGATACTGAAATCGATGGGATGCAGCGTCGCGCCCGCCTCTTCCAATTCAACCAGCGCGTGCTGCCATGCCGCCTGCGCGACAGCATCAGAAAAGAAAGTGGGATCGCTGGGAATAGCAAAGCGCGGATTCACTGGCAGCGCCGCAGGCGTACTGGCGGGATGACTGCGCGAATAGGCATCCGCCGCATCGTACCCGCTAGCCAGCTCGGCGACGGTAAATGCATCTTCGACGGTCAGCGCAAACACGGAAATCGTATCATTCAGGCGACAGGCCGGTACGACACCGCTTGCCGATAGCCACCCTTTCGTCGGTTTCAGGCCAACAATATTGTTAAACCCGGCAGGAACGCGCCCCGACCCAGCGGTATCGGTGCCTAATGAAAACGCAACCAGCCCGCGCGCCAGTACCGAAGCCGATCCTGAACTGGAACCGCCGCTGATGTATTCCGCATTAAAGGTATTTGGCACCTCACCGAACGGTGAGCGCGTGCCGACCAGACCGGTCGCAAACTGGTCGAGGTTGGTTTTACCAATGACAATTGCCCCTGCCGCTTTCAGTTTGGCAACGGCAGTCGCGTCCTTATCAGCCAGATAGGTAAATGCCGGACAAGCCGCACTTGTTGGAAAGCCCGCAACATCAATATTGTCTTTGACGGCAAAAGGAACGCCGAACAGCGGCAGCGCGTCTGGATTTTCACAGTACCGAGGCAACAGCGCCGCGATCTGTGCGTGAAGCAATTCAGGGGTCGCGAGCGCGATCCACGCAGGATCGTCCGTCGATAAGCTGGCGAGCAGTTCACCTAGCGTTTCACCAACGCTATCAGCCTGCTGTTGGTAATGCTGTTTCCATTCCTGAAGCGTGAGCCCTGTCATTCTTGGCATGATGTGAATCCCATCTGGTATACAAGATTGAATTCACTAAAGCGAAAACCATGCCAGTTTTCACAACATTGATTTATATGGAATTAAATGAGTTCATTTGATTATCATGCACAGAAAAGGAACAACCGTGCGCCATCGCGGAGCACGGTTGCTGTGGTTAATGCGCAGGGAAAGCGTTCGCTTAAACGATCTTCTTCGCGGCCTGCTGCGCCAGAATCGACAGTTCCGTCGCTTTGAAGATATGCGCTTGCGACATCGCACTTTCGGTGCGTTCACGACAGTCACGAAGGAAATCCGCGAAAAAGATGCGTTCGACGCTGCCTGCGGGGGTAAAGCGCTGTTCGCCCTCGCCATTCACCAGATAAACGACGT
The nucleotide sequence above comes from Pectobacterium brasiliense. Encoded proteins:
- a CDS encoding GntR family transcriptional regulator; the protein is MRTGTQKSSKDRPEALAERVYQTLKNDIFDFRLMPGDRFSENEIAERMSVSRTPVRQALFWLEREGYVEVYFRSGWQVRPFDFAYFEELYDFRIVLEREAIRRLCGMPPGRCTELLADLKRFWIEAPRLDDGKIVSRYDEGFHRGLVTAAGNSEMARVHGELTEKIRIIRRLDFTREDRIDATYKEHARILLAILQQHTEEAQRILTDHIAVSKAEVRKITLHMLQQARPQSVSTASVSPDASHDSILTQHDLRANK
- the uca gene encoding urea carboxylase, giving the protein MFKTVLIANRGEIACRAIRTLKRLGITSVAIYSDADKNAQHVKDADIAVPIGGEKASDSYLCIDKVLAAAQQTGAEAVWPGYGFLSESLPFAAACEKAGIAFVGPTAQQIGEFGLKHRARELAAAAGVPMTPGTPLLASLEDALVAAEDIGYPVMLKSTAGGGGIGLTRCANAEALQAAWESVRRLGEQFFSDAGVFLERCIDRARHVEVQIFGDGKGRVVALGERDCSLQRRNQKVVEETPAPHLPDATRAALLASAVKLGELVNYRSAGTVEFIYDAERDAFFFLEVNTRLQVEHPVTECVTGLDLVECMLRVAADEALDWTSLTQAPRGAAIEVRIYAEDPLKNFQPSPGVLTEVAFPDGVRVDGWVSTGTEVSSYYDPMIAKLIVHAETRELALEKMQQALNATRLHGIATNLDYLRQIVATDAFRNGTVWTRMLDGFTPSASVIEVIQPGTWSSVQDYPGRLGYWDIGVPPSGPMDDFAFRLANRIVGNDEAAAGLEFTLQGPTLRFHREAVIALTGADCPATLDGETVPYWQPVTVTAGQTLTLGRAQSGCRTYLAVRNGIDVPQYLGSRSTFALGEFGGHAGRTLRVADMLAISQPDLPACTTPAPVSAPQAVDAALIPQYGDEWRIGVLYGPHGAPDFFTHAAIDEFFAAEWQVHYNSNRLGVRLVGPKPTWTRANGGEAGLHPSNVHDCEYAIGAVNFTGDFPVILTRDGPSLGGFVCPVTIAKAELWKVGQVKPGDSIRFHPISADEALALEQAQSACVSTLGTAHSPTFDVPSLATTEYGSATVLAAVPATATTPTAVYRQAGDNYILIEYGENVLDLALRLRIHLLMVAIRTSETAGIEELSPGVRSLQVRYDSRVLRQRELLDVLLHLESQLGDVSQMKVPSRIVYLPMAFEDSATLGAVERYRETVRASAPWLPNNVDFIQRINGLPSRNDVRDIIFDASYLILGLGDVYLGAPCAVPVDPRHRLLSSKYNPARTFTAEGTVGIGGMYMCIYGMDSPGGYQLVGRTLPIWNKFLKNDQFIAGEPWLLRFFDQVRFYPVSEAELTSLRDDFREGRAAIRIEETEFDFAEHSRFLTAQADDIAAFRQRQATAFETEVALWQQEDDSTPQDVVSAAPVENDESAFQVSADMNGNIWKVLVNVGDVIEAGQPLIIVEAMKMELTISAPQSGRVKRIGCQPGRPVSPGDALLWLE
- the urtA gene encoding urea ABC transporter substrate-binding protein, which codes for MKRRSLLKVFALSATVVGMGLTWSVQAADTIKVGIMHSLSGTMAISETPLKDVALMTIDEINAKGGVLGKKLEPVVVDPASNWPLFAEKARQLLTQDKAAVVFGCWTSVSRKSVLPVFEELNGLLFYPVQYEGEEMSPNVFYTGAAPNQQAIPAVEYLMSEDGGAAKRFFLLGTDYVYPRTTNKILRAFLHSKGVQDKDIEEVYTPFGHSDYQTIVSNIKKFSTGGKTAVVSTINGDSNVPFYKELANQGIKSTDVLVVAFSVGEEELRGIDTKPLVGHLAAWNYFESVDNPTNADFVEAYKAYAKAKNLPNAGTVVTNDPMEATYVGIHMWAQAVEKAGTTDVDKVRAAMAGQTFAAPDGFTLTMDKTNHHLHKPVMIGEIEENGQFNVVWQTDQPVRAQPWSPYIAGNDKKPDHPIKAAQ
- the atzF gene encoding allophanate hydrolase, coding for MPRMTGLTLQEWKQHYQQQADSVGETLGELLASLSTDDPAWIALATPELLHAQIAALLPRYCENPDALPLFGVPFAVKDNIDVAGFPTSAACPAFTYLADKDATAVAKLKAAGAIVIGKTNLDQFATGLVGTRSPFGEVPNTFNAEYISGGSSSGSASVLARGLVAFSLGTDTAGSGRVPAGFNNIVGLKPTKGWLSASGVVPACRLNDTISVFALTVEDAFTVAELASGYDAADAYSRSHPASTPAALPVNPRFAIPSDPTFFSDAVAQAAWQHALVELEEAGATLHPIDFSIFTQLADQLYQGPWVAERTVAVGDMLQQPENMDPVVHGIVASGERFSAVEAFKAEYLRAELARQIQQTLASFDALVVPTSPTIHTREAMKQEPVRYNSQLGAYTNFTNLADLSALALPAPFRTDGLPAGITLIAPAWHDRALASFGLRWQAQQALTLGATGKSLSAGPATLPPSALHVRLAVVGAHLTGMPLNHQLTSRDAVRVEETRTAENYRLYALANTQPAKPGLAKSTDGAAIIVELWDIPLARFGEFVAEIPAPLGIGTLTLIDGRQVKGFICEPAALSDAVDITEFGGWRHWFARQEASHV
- the urtB gene encoding urea ABC transporter permease subunit UrtB, whose protein sequence is MADIAMMSHRLSTFVLSLCLMFPLFAQAGPAADFAAASRTQQAELLQQWAAAPEPARLPLLQALSDESVVLDRNQQPFMDVQGTLTPLEGRAEPMGTTKKLFMNNRLRGLVATALASHQLVSDDAATRLNAVRQLQSDSSAEQLPLLVQRLGVEKDAQVHEALNTAIATRQLSDANSLVRLEAVKRLGQTGDPQMQARLQPLTQAQNEPDTGVRAAAQESLDQIKQSLIVGDLLGQAFTGLSLGSILLLAALGLAITYGLLGVINMAHGEMLMLGAYATWLVQSLCQQFAPSWLAYYPLLALPVAFFITAGIGMVLERTVIRHLYGRPLETLLATWGISLMLIQLVRMLFGTQNLEVANPAWLSGGLRVLPNLVLPYNRIAVIVFVLGVLLLTWLILNKTRLGMNVRAVTQNRAMADCCGVPTGRVDMLAFGLGSGIAGLGGVALSQLGNVGPELGQGYIIDSFLVVVLGGVGQLAGTVVAAFSLGILNKVLEPQMGAVLGKIVILILIVLFIQKRPQGLFAFKGRVID
- the urtC gene encoding urea ABC transporter permease subunit UrtC, encoding MTQPMTITLTQRAPRLMLGLGSITFLALLILPFLALLPTENPLAISTYTLTLIGKILCYAIVAIALDLVWGYAGLLSLGHGLFFALGGYAMGMYLMRQAAGEGMPAFMSFLSWTELPWFWAGTQYFVWALCLIVLVPGVLAFVFGWFAFRSKIKGVYFSIMTQALTYAGMLLFFRNETGFGGNNGFTGFTTLLGFPITATGTRIGLFVATVLLLIASLLVGFALARSKFGRVLTAVRDAENRLMFCGYDPKGFKLFVWTLSAVLCGLAGALYVPQVGIINPGEMSPTNSIEAAIWVALGGRGTLIGPLLGAGIVNGAKSWFTVAFPEYWLFFLGLMFILVTLFLPRGVIGLLTRKKHD